TTGTTCCCGCAATTGGGGCCCCCTTTTTCGGGACCACGATCCAAATACAATTCCGAACATGGTCCACAAGCTCCACTATCTCCCGCAGGTCCCCAAAAATTATCTTTTTTTCCAAGCCGTACAATCCGTTCTTCGGGAATGCCAGCTTCCATCCAAATCTTTTTGGCTTCATCATCATCTAAGTAAATCGTCACCCAAATTTTCTCTTTGGGGATATGTAAGTGGTTCAGTGAAAAATCTAATGCGTATTCAATGGCCTCTTTTTTGAAATAATCGCCAAAGGAAAAGTTACCAAGCATCTCAAAGAAGGTACAATGCCTTTCGGTTTTACCAACAACTTCCAAATCAGTAGTACGAACGCATTTTTGCACCGAGGCCGCACGGGTGTAAGGCAACTCCACCGCACCCGTAAATAGAGGTTTGAACTGAACCATACCTGCGGTTGTAAATAGAAGTGTAGGATCTCCCTTGGGGATGAGGCTAGAAGAAGGCACGATGGTGTGGTCTTTTTCTTTAAAGTAATTGGTATACAACAGAGCAATTTCGCGGACAGTTTTCGACATCATACACTTACAGCGAAATCGGTTTCACCTCCTAGGGCAAGGAATTTAGAAGTTAACTCTCCCGTAATTCCTTGTATTGGAGAAAAGAAAACAAGGCAAAACAGAGAAATAACCCACCCAAAATTCCAAAGGTGAGTTGGGAACCAATGGTATCAGCAAGGAGAGCTGAAAGAAATCCAGACACTGCCGGTGTGAATTGAAAACAAACTGTATAAAGGGAAAGGATCCGTCCGCGGATTCCATCTTCTGCCCGTTTTTGTAAAATGGCCGGAAGAAGACTCGAAACCACACCCCCGGAAACTCCAAAACAAAACAAAAAAAGCGAAGTTGTAAAAGCCTTTCCAAAAGGAACAAAACCCAAAAAGAAAATTGAGGAAAGGGTAAAAACAATGAGTAGAACAAGGCCCTTTCTTTCCAGGTGGTGGAAAAGGATGGTGAGAACTCCTCCGAGAAATAACCCTGGACCCAAAAATACGAGAACGGTTCCCCGGGCTAGTTCTCCGAGTCCCAACTCAGTTCGAACATATTTAGGGAGGATGACTTGGATGGGTCCAAGGGCAAGCATACTGAGAACTGCCATGTACATCACTTGCCTAGAAACCGAATCTACTTTCAAAAATTCCAATACTGTTTTGAGATTTTCAGATAAAGAGGGAATTCTATCTAGTTTTGAACCTTTCGAATCTAAGCCTGGATTTTGGATCTTAGCATTATAACGTAACGAAGTAAAGGCGATCATGGATAGTAAATGAAAAGAAGCCAATACTAAAAATAAACTGGGATAGTCATTTCCTTCCCGAAACCAACCCACAGCAAGCGGGCTCATTCCAAAGGCAAAAATCAAAAGTAAATTCCCAGCAATGGTATGAAAGACCAATCGGTGTGACTCCATCACTTCTCGAAGAATGGCCATTCGTCCCGGTAGGACTGTCGTCATTCCAATCCCATTGACAAAGGCCAAAGGCAATAAAAGCAAAGGGTGGTTATGGAAAAAATCCGTGAATGCACCTAACAGAAAAGAGGAGATAAAAAGAAAAAACTGAAAGCTCACCACCACCCATTTTTTGGAATAATGATCGAGTAAGTAACCTGTGTATAAGAAAAAAATAGGAAAGGGTAAAAACAAAAAAAAGAAAACAATCCCAGAGAATCCTTTCACTGCATCTAGAGTTTGGCAAAAAATTACAATGGAATATAAAAAACAACTACTGGCAAAGGTACCAATTGCGAAGGCAAAATAAAATATGAGTTGGTTCAAGTGAGTACCTACCTAAAAAAAAAGCCTCCCATGTCTAGGAGGCTTTGGTTCGGAAAAAAAAGAGGATTTCCGATTAACGTTTTGAGAACTGAGTTCCTCGGCGAGCTTTGTGTAGACCGTATTTCTTACGTTCCACCATACGGCTATCTCGAGTGAGAAAACCTTCTTTTTTCAAAGCTGGTTTGAAAGCTTCGTTAAAAGCTACGAGTGCACGAGCTACAGCATGTCGGATCGCTCCTACTTGCCCAATCACCCCACCACCAGATACATTCAGTGCAATGTCATATTTGTCACGAGCTTCTAAAATTAGAAGAGGCTCAAGAGCACGGCGCACTAGGTGGTCGCCGTTTTTGATATAATCATTTACATCTTTATGGTTTACTGTGATTTTACCAGTTCCCGATGCGATTTTTGCACGTGCAACGGATGTTTTACGTCGGCCTACTGCCCAAATTGCTTTTTGCGCCATATTATTTCAACTCCAGTTTAAGGGGCTTTTGAGCTCCCAAGTTGTGGTCATTACCTGCGAATACGCGGCAATTTCTCAACATTTGATCACCTAACTTAGATTTAGGTAACATTCCTTTCACCGCTTCCATAATCACTCTTTCAGGATTCTCTTGAATGAGTTTATGAAATGCAATTGCAGTCATACCACCTGGGTAACGTGAGTGATGATAGTAAATTTTTTGTTCTCTTTTGCGGCCAGTGACTGCCACTTTAGATGCATTAACGATAATGATATTATCTCCACAATCCTGGTTAGGAGTGAAGGTAGATTTGTGTTTTCCGCGAAGTCGGGAAGCTACTTGACTTGCCAATCTTCCGAGAGTCTTATCAGTTGCGTCCACAACAAACCACTGTTTTTGTACGGCTTCTTTTGCGATAGAAGGGGTCTTGTGGGCTTTAGACAATAGTTCCATAAGTACGAGATTTTCCTCTTTTATGTCAGGATTTTCGGTTTTCACACCGGGTCAAACAAATTTATTGGATGTAAGCCTTGAAAGAATCCGAAATTATACGAACCTTGTTTGGAACCACTCCTCCCCCAGAGGATGACTGTTATTTTTTGGCCCCCAACCGGCTTGTGACAACAGATTCCCTTTCGGAAGGCACACATTTCCTCCACGAGTGGTCCTCGGCCCCCATTTTGGCCAGAAAACTGGTCGAAGTCAACGTATCCGACATTACAGCTTCTGGTGGACGGCCCAAGGAATGTTTCTTAAACTTGGGACTCTCTCCCCTCTCTCGTAAAAAAGAATGGATTCGAGCCTTTTCCAAAGAACTTCGCAAATCTTTAGACCAATATGGAATGAAACTAGCGGGGGGCGACACCTTTTCGGCTTCCAAAACCCAACTCACTCTTACCGTTGTGGGCACAGTGGAAAAACCCTGGCTTCGTTCTGGAGGGAAACCGGGAGACTATCTATACATCACGGGATCTCTCGGCAAAAGCCAACTCGGCTTCCGGGCTTTGAAAAAAAAATCAAAAAAAAATATATACCAAGATGCCATAACTCACCACCTCTCCCCTAAATCTCGTTATGTGATCTTGAAACCTCTCCAAAATTTTCAGGTCCATGCCTGTATGGACATCACCGACGGACTCATCCAAGATGCAGAACGGTTGGCTATCCCCTCAAAGGGAAAATTAAAAATCCAAATCGAATCGGTTCCATTGGATCCTTTGGCACTAACGGAACTTGGCCTAGATTTATGTTTGGGTTCGGGGGAAGAATTAGAGCTACTCTTTCTTTCTCCGCTGGTCCTTCCCACAAAACTTGCAGGAATTCCTGTGACAATGGTGGGAAGATTGGAAAAAGGAAAACCTGGAGTGCATTTTTTAAAAGCTGGTAAACAATACCTACCGAAGTCTCGCGGGTTTCTTCATTTCGCTGAAGAAGAATAAGGTAAAAAAATCCGAAACTCTATCTTTGGCTCTTTTGTGTTGTTCCTATGATCGATAATGTTGAATGCAGAAATGAATCCTCCAAATTTTTGCAATGTTTGGCGAACAAAGCTAAGTCCGATTCCGTAATCAAGCGAACCATGTTTTTCATAAATATTCTTATTCAATCGAAAAAAAGGTTCAAATATTAATTCTAAATATTCATTTGGAATTCCATCTTTCATTTGAAAATCGTCACTAAATGAATTAACAAACGATATACGAAACCCCTCTTTACTAGATTGAAACATAGTATAAATTCTACTTGAAGAGGCAGAAAACCGCATTGCATTCAGTAACAATTCATAAAATACACTATGGAAATATTTTTGGTTCCAAACGACAGTATTTTCATCCAAATACTTTGGATCTATTTCTCCCATGGAAAAAGATTGGTCCTTAAGTGAAAACAGATTGCTCATTTCCGCTTTAACATCTAACAGTTCTTTTATTACTTGGTTCGGGGTAGCCAATTGTGGCGGGACTCGATCAAAAATTACATCTTCGATTTCAGTGAATCTATTTAATACTTTTTTGGAATAGTTAGCATTTTCCTCTAGTAAGTCGAGAATATCCTTATCCAAAATAAAATTTCCATTCGGAGCCTTGGGCATCACTTTAATGATATCGATAATTTGTGTTAGAATTCCAAATCCTGCACCCTGCGCCAAACTGGTTCTAAGTCCATAAAACAAGTTTTTGTGCATATCTTGTGTATTTAGATCCCCTTTTTTCAGGCTATGATTCTTATAACTATACCAATCTAAAAGTTTCTCAAGAGAAATGATCTTTTCTCTTTCATATTCAGAATATTGGTATTCCTTATCTTTGTTAGAAAGTTGGTATTTGATTCTAGAAATAAGTTCAGCGGGTATGACTGGTTTGATGATATATTCTTGAACATGTTCTTTCATCACTTCGATGATAGATTTTGGATCTTCTGTTGATGTGATGACAATAATGGGAATGGACTTGTTTATCTTTCGAATTTCCCGAACAAATTCCAAACCATTCCCATCGGGTAATTGTAAGTCTGTCAAAATCACACTTTCAGATAAAAATTGGTTGGCTTCGATGTATTCAAGAGCAGTTTTTATTTCTGCAAAACTGGTTACTTCCATTCCTTGTTTTTGAAGTAACCCACTGTAAAGAAGGGAAATGGTGGGATCGTCTTCAAGAAGTAATACTTTTGTTAGTGTTTGCAGTTTTTTCATCGGTACATCCGACGAAAGAATAGAAAAAAAGGTAAGGTTTCTCACCTTACCTTTTCAATTAGTTACGTTTCTTCTGAGTCTGAATCAGAGATCTGTCTTTCGGAAGTGGAACCTGGTTGTTTGCCAGTGTCTGCTTGGTTCCCATCTTGAACATTGTTCTGGTTTTGCGAACCGCCACCTCTTCTATCTCGGTGTTTCTTTCTCGGTGGGCGTTTTTTGTTAGGTTCTTTTTTACGATTCTGTTGTCCGAACTGATGGCTATCAGGTTTCGGTCTTTGTCGCAAAGAGATTTCCCAAAAGAAAGCAGTTTGTACTGCCGATTCGTTTCCTTCCGAAATCGCAACGATCTTATAGACCATAAACGCATCGTAGAAGTAGTCCTTCTTTTTGAAAAAGGAGTTTTGTCTTTCTTTTTCATCATCAGTGACTTGGAAACGAGGTTGGCTAATAAAAATTTTCACCAAATTGTCTTGTTCCCGTTTGGGAATTCCCATTCGTTCAAAAACAGGTTGGAGACTTTCTTTAATGTTGTGTGCTAAATGGCCCCGATCATTTTCATAAAGATCTTTGACGATATCATAGAAAATTAACGAATAAAAGATAGCAGGTGTCATCTCTTCTCTTGCCGAGAGGAGTTTGTCAGTGACTGCGAGTCTTTTCCCAAGTGGTGTTTCCATAAAATGTTCACGCCACTCTGGATCTGTTTTCTTTAGTTTATCTGTAGGTTCTTTGAAAAGTACATCGAGCAAATGATTCTCAGCAAGACCTTCGAATATAATCGAAGTCTTCCAAGTTCTAAACATTTTGTTGTATTCTTCTAAGAGTCTTGCAGTGGACGACTTATCAAGTTCCAAACGGTTCTTTTTGATTGCCAGTTTGGTTTTTTTCTCAATGTCGAGCCCGAGTAAAACAGAAAACTTAACAGCTCGCAACATACGAACTGGATCTTCTTTGAAGGAAATATCTGGATCACCAATGACCCTAACGATTTTCTTTTGAATGTCTTCGAATCCACCAACGTAATCCAAAATGGAATCGTTTTTAGGATCGTAAAACAAGGAGTTAATGGTAAAGTCGCGTCTTGCCGCGTCTTCCTTTGCTGTACCGAAGGAATTGTCCCGTTTGATGAGATAATCGTTATCTGCTTTGTGTTTTTCCAAACGATGTTCCGGTAGTGATCGGAACGTAGATACTTCAATAATTTTACCTTTAAAAATGATATGTACAATTTTAAATCGTTTACCGATGATTCGGCAGTTATTGAAGACCCTTTTGATTTGGTTTGGTGTCGCACTTGTGACTATATCAAAGTCTTTAGGGCGTTTGCCCATAAGCAGATCTCGGACCCCTCCACCGACTAAATAGGCCTTGTAACGAAACTTGTTCAATCGATTGATGATTTTGATGGCATCTTCATCGATATTGGCCCTGCGGATAGAATGGGATTCTCGATAGTATCTCTTTCCCTCGGGGTACATCAAAAAGGAATCGACAGAGTCGGCTTTCTTTCTGAAAAGAGAAGTGAGAAATTTAAACATATTGGACTCATCCACTTTCCCCTGAAAAATGGCATGGGCAAGGAAAAAATTGGCGGAATAACGAACATTGGCAGAAACTTACGTCACAACCGCCTACGAAAGGCTCCAAATTGCAAACTTACGTTGGCGAAAACGCCTCCAGAAGTGGATTTCCCGCAGCCGGGAAAGAGTAAGCTTTGTCCTCATCCCCAACGATGAAAAAGCTTTGGCCCAAATTGAGATTTCTGTGGGGATGCTTGGGTTTTTGTTCGGGCTTTCCCTTTCCTTAGTCCTACTCTCCTTCGGCCTTCTCTTCTATTTTTCCTTTCTATTTGACCGAGATCTCTCTTTGGAGAAAAAAACGGAAACCCAACTAGTCTCTTTTTTGTTTTATGATCTACTTTCCCAGGACTTACGAGATTCCGTGGAAGAATTAGAATCCACTGCCGAGTCTTTGAATCTCCTTGCTTGGGAAGAAATTCCTGAAAAGGAAATGATCACTCAAGATTATTTACTGAAAGAAGAATTTCGTAAAGATGCAAGCGAACTAGATTCCAATCTCTTGTTATTCCAACAAGTGGTTACCACCTACACTCAGTTTGGTGTAAGGTTAGGCAATCTTGTGCCTAACTTTCAAAATGCGATTGATTACCTTTCCATGAGAGAAAGTATATTTTATTCCATGCCCAGAGGGCGTCCTCTAAAACCTGGTGTGGGAGTGGTAACATCTACTTTCGGTTACAGGAGTGATCCTTTTGGAATTTTACCAGTGGGTGAGTATCATTCAGGAATTGACTTTGCCGCAGGGGAAGGAACACCTATCTATGCCACAGGTCCCGGAATCATTGCGGTAGATACAGCAGTCGGGGGCCTTGGAAAATCAGTTCGCATCAACCATGAAAATGGATTTTTTACTCTTTATGGCCACTGCTCTTTGATTTTAGTGAATCCGGGAGATCGAGTCAAACGGGGAGATAAAATTGCCCTTGTGGGACAAACAGGAAAAGCAACAGGAGCTCACGTCCACTATGAAGTGAGGATTGGCCTCGATGCACCACTCGATCCAGAAGAATACATTAACTTAGATTAGAAGTGGGATTGGTTCGAACCCTTGTTTGTTGGTAAACCAAACAGGGACAAAGGTCGAACCAGTTCGAAACAGAATCTTAAAATTTTCCGATTAAATTAAAATCAACGGAATACACACCAGCTCCACCAACCACGAGGGCGATAAGAAGGCCTGCAGCAAGAATATGAAACTCATATCCTTCACCTTTTTGGTTTCCATTCCAATTGATAAAAAAACCATTTTGTCTATGGGCGAGGACAGCAGCACCAATCATAATGATGGCGATAGAAGCCGCAGCAAACTTAGTTAAAAAACCCACAAGCAAAAGCACGGGGCCAAAGGACTCACCAAGAATGATAAGAACCGCAAGGATTCCAGGAAACTTCATTTGTCCTGTAAAAAATCCGTAGGTACCTTTGAATCCGTATCCACCAAACCAACCGAGTAGTTTTTGGGCACCGTGTGGGAAGATCACAACAAAAGCTGTGATGCGTAAGATAAGTGGGATAATATCCCCTGATGTAGAAAATAGGGTATCGAACATTTGGATCTCCTTAAGTCAATACTAGATAGTTTAATATTAAACTATCTAGAGTCAAGCTAATTTCTTATTTTTATTCTAAGAAAACGCAATGACTAGAATTCAAAATAACACTAACTTTATCTGTTATAACAGATATTTTTCTTGAAATCCTCAAAATTTACGCCCCTAATGAAGCTGAATCAATGTCCCAATCCACAAAGAAGACAAATCTTTCACTTTTTTCCTTGGTCTGCCTGGCCATTGGTCTGACCATCGGAGGGGGAATTTTCATTCTCACAAGCGTCCTCACAAAAGACCTCGGTGCGACTTTACCTTATTTTTATCTTTTGGCGTCCGTTCCCATGTTCTTTATCATCTTTCCTGTGGCGGTACTCGGAAGATATTTTCCCACCAATGGGGGGATCTATTTTTATCCGAGTCGCCTCGTCTCCCCGAGGTTTGCCTTTCTCGTCACCTGGATTTTTCTAACCACAGCAAGCTTCGGTCAAGTTCCCTTATTCACGCTTGCCTGTTCCGAGATCTTATTTCAAATATTTCCCTTTGGTTCCAAAGAAATTTGGGCCTTTTCCATTCTGACTGTTTTCTTTCTCTTAAATGTATTGGGACTGAAACCCGTACTTTTTGTACAAAATCTCCTAGTTTCCGTATTGGTATTTCTACTTGGGTATTCGATCTTTCGGTTTGCCGATCCAAGAGCCATCCCGCAAATTTCCCCCGATTCGTTCCCTAGTTTTGTATCTGGATTAAAAACCATCTCAATTCTATGTTTTACTTTTTTCGGATCTAATGCGATTATAGAACTCGGAAAAGAATCAGGAAAACCCAAACACTTACTCAAAGCTTTTTTATGGGCATTTCCCATTGTTGTACTTCTTTATTTTAGTTTTAGTTTTGCTGTATCCACTCTCGGGCCGGGAGATCCAACTCTTCCCCCTTCCGATTATCTTTTTCATTTGATTCGGAGTCGTTTGACCCAAGTAGAATACAAACTTTTTCTTTTAGGCGGACCTCTTCTTGCCGTAGTTACTTCGTTAAACGGAATTTTTCTCATCCAAACAAAGTCCTTTATCTGCTTGATAGAAGACGGATGGTTTCCTTTCCTAAATAATGAAAGGAAATCCCCTTCTTATCTGAAAATTTTTACCATCATCTATATTCTTTCCACATTAGGTTTATACTTACAATGGAATCTGGAAACCTTAGCGACTTATTCTACAGTCGGTTGGTTCTTTGTTGTTCTATCTCAATTGTTTTCACTCTTTGTTGCAAAAAAAATCTTAAAAGAAAACGGTTATTTCCCTAAATTATTTTTTAGAAAATCGATCACATTCGTGACCATCCTCGGATTTATTTTTGCGCTTCTTTTAACGGGAATTCTCCTATTCCGTTTGAACGAGGATCGAAAATTACTCGGTCTTATCATAGTGAGTGGATTTGGGTTTTTCTATTCTTATCTAATATCAAAAGCCAAAGATTGGGAACCCAAAGAACAGTCAGAAAGAAAACAGGAAATACTCAAACTTTATTTAGAATCAGAGGATGCCAATGACTAGGATTAGTTTAACAGAATACGCTTCATCAGATGCGGAAGTTAAAAGAGAATACGACTACCAAATCCAAAAAAACGGAAGGATCACGAATATGAAGAGGACTCTTCTTCATTCGATACCATCTTACAAAGCCTATATGGAATGGTATGTTTTGAAAGAGGAAATGGTTCCTTTCCTCGGCGAAAGACCTTTCACTATTTTTTCCCATGCTCTATCAGCAGAAACCGATTGTTTGATATGTTCCACTTTCTTTCGAAGGATCATCTTTGATTGGGGAGAAAAT
Above is a window of Leptospira wolbachii serovar Codice str. CDC DNA encoding:
- the thiL gene encoding thiamine-phosphate kinase, coding for MKESEIIRTLFGTTPPPEDDCYFLAPNRLVTTDSLSEGTHFLHEWSSAPILARKLVEVNVSDITASGGRPKECFLNLGLSPLSRKKEWIRAFSKELRKSLDQYGMKLAGGDTFSASKTQLTLTVVGTVEKPWLRSGGKPGDYLYITGSLGKSQLGFRALKKKSKKNIYQDAITHHLSPKSRYVILKPLQNFQVHACMDITDGLIQDAERLAIPSKGKLKIQIESVPLDPLALTELGLDLCLGSGEELELLFLSPLVLPTKLAGIPVTMVGRLEKGKPGVHFLKAGKQYLPKSRGFLHFAEEE
- a CDS encoding hybrid sensor histidine kinase/response regulator, coding for MKKLQTLTKVLLLEDDPTISLLYSGLLQKQGMEVTSFAEIKTALEYIEANQFLSESVILTDLQLPDGNGLEFVREIRKINKSIPIIVITSTEDPKSIIEVMKEHVQEYIIKPVIPAELISRIKYQLSNKDKEYQYSEYEREKIISLEKLLDWYSYKNHSLKKGDLNTQDMHKNLFYGLRTSLAQGAGFGILTQIIDIIKVMPKAPNGNFILDKDILDLLEENANYSKKVLNRFTEIEDVIFDRVPPQLATPNQVIKELLDVKAEMSNLFSLKDQSFSMGEIDPKYLDENTVVWNQKYFHSVFYELLLNAMRFSASSSRIYTMFQSSKEGFRISFVNSFSDDFQMKDGIPNEYLELIFEPFFRLNKNIYEKHGSLDYGIGLSFVRQTLQKFGGFISAFNIIDHRNNTKEPKIEFRIFLPYSSSAK
- the rplM gene encoding 50S ribosomal protein L13, which produces MELLSKAHKTPSIAKEAVQKQWFVVDATDKTLGRLASQVASRLRGKHKSTFTPNQDCGDNIIIVNASKVAVTGRKREQKIYYHHSRYPGGMTAIAFHKLIQENPERVIMEAVKGMLPKSKLGDQMLRNCRVFAGNDHNLGAQKPLKLELK
- a CDS encoding APC family permease, producing MSQSTKKTNLSLFSLVCLAIGLTIGGGIFILTSVLTKDLGATLPYFYLLASVPMFFIIFPVAVLGRYFPTNGGIYFYPSRLVSPRFAFLVTWIFLTTASFGQVPLFTLACSEILFQIFPFGSKEIWAFSILTVFFLLNVLGLKPVLFVQNLLVSVLVFLLGYSIFRFADPRAIPQISPDSFPSFVSGLKTISILCFTFFGSNAIIELGKESGKPKHLLKAFLWAFPIVVLLYFSFSFAVSTLGPGDPTLPPSDYLFHLIRSRLTQVEYKLFLLGGPLLAVVTSLNGIFLIQTKSFICLIEDGWFPFLNNERKSPSYLKIFTIIYILSTLGLYLQWNLETLATYSTVGWFFVVLSQLFSLFVAKKILKENGYFPKLFFRKSITFVTILGFIFALLLTGILLFRLNEDRKLLGLIIVSGFGFFYSYLISKAKDWEPKEQSERKQEILKLYLESEDAND
- a CDS encoding carboxymuconolactone decarboxylase family protein translates to MTRISLTEYASSDAEVKREYDYQIQKNGRITNMKRTLLHSIPSYKAYMEWYVLKEEMVPFLGERPFTIFSHALSAETDCLICSTFFRRIIFDWGENPDTIQFNETEDLLVEFAREIVKNSNTVSDSIFQRLQSKFDEKQIVLLTAFAGIMIATNIFNNVLKIPLDEVLKPFTKKGNHHHD
- the pcnB gene encoding polynucleotide adenylyltransferase PcnB gives rise to the protein MFKFLTSLFRKKADSVDSFLMYPEGKRYYRESHSIRRANIDEDAIKIINRLNKFRYKAYLVGGGVRDLLMGKRPKDFDIVTSATPNQIKRVFNNCRIIGKRFKIVHIIFKGKIIEVSTFRSLPEHRLEKHKADNDYLIKRDNSFGTAKEDAARRDFTINSLFYDPKNDSILDYVGGFEDIQKKIVRVIGDPDISFKEDPVRMLRAVKFSVLLGLDIEKKTKLAIKKNRLELDKSSTARLLEEYNKMFRTWKTSIIFEGLAENHLLDVLFKEPTDKLKKTDPEWREHFMETPLGKRLAVTDKLLSAREEMTPAIFYSLIFYDIVKDLYENDRGHLAHNIKESLQPVFERMGIPKREQDNLVKIFISQPRFQVTDDEKERQNSFFKKKDYFYDAFMVYKIVAISEGNESAVQTAFFWEISLRQRPKPDSHQFGQQNRKKEPNKKRPPRKKHRDRRGGGSQNQNNVQDGNQADTGKQPGSTSERQISDSDSEET
- the rpsI gene encoding 30S ribosomal protein S9 encodes the protein MAQKAIWAVGRRKTSVARAKIASGTGKITVNHKDVNDYIKNGDHLVRRALEPLLILEARDKYDIALNVSGGGVIGQVGAIRHAVARALVAFNEAFKPALKKEGFLTRDSRMVERKKYGLHKARRGTQFSKR
- a CDS encoding M23 family metallopeptidase, whose translation is MAETYVTTAYERLQIANLRWRKRLQKWISRSRERVSFVLIPNDEKALAQIEISVGMLGFLFGLSLSLVLLSFGLLFYFSFLFDRDLSLEKKTETQLVSFLFYDLLSQDLRDSVEELESTAESLNLLAWEEIPEKEMITQDYLLKEEFRKDASELDSNLLLFQQVVTTYTQFGVRLGNLVPNFQNAIDYLSMRESIFYSMPRGRPLKPGVGVVTSTFGYRSDPFGILPVGEYHSGIDFAAGEGTPIYATGPGIIAVDTAVGGLGKSVRINHENGFFTLYGHCSLILVNPGDRVKRGDKIALVGQTGKATGAHVHYEVRIGLDAPLDPEEYINLD
- a CDS encoding DoxX family protein, translated to MFDTLFSTSGDIIPLILRITAFVVIFPHGAQKLLGWFGGYGFKGTYGFFTGQMKFPGILAVLIILGESFGPVLLLVGFLTKFAAASIAIIMIGAAVLAHRQNGFFINWNGNQKGEGYEFHILAAGLLIALVVGGAGVYSVDFNLIGKF
- a CDS encoding MFS transporter; the encoded protein is MNQLIFYFAFAIGTFASSCFLYSIVIFCQTLDAVKGFSGIVFFFLFLPFPIFFLYTGYLLDHYSKKWVVVSFQFFLFISSFLLGAFTDFFHNHPLLLLPLAFVNGIGMTTVLPGRMAILREVMESHRLVFHTIAGNLLLIFAFGMSPLAVGWFREGNDYPSLFLVLASFHLLSMIAFTSLRYNAKIQNPGLDSKGSKLDRIPSLSENLKTVLEFLKVDSVSRQVMYMAVLSMLALGPIQVILPKYVRTELGLGELARGTVLVFLGPGLFLGGVLTILFHHLERKGLVLLIVFTLSSIFFLGFVPFGKAFTTSLFLFCFGVSGGVVSSLLPAILQKRAEDGIRGRILSLYTVCFQFTPAVSGFLSALLADTIGSQLTFGILGGLFLCFALFSFLQYKELRES